The genomic interval GGCAATTTTAAGCGTTGATTTAAAGCACTCAATGGCCCGTATCTGATCGCCGAACGCCTGATGCACTAATCCTAAGTTGCCGTAGGCGCGACATTCACCGAGACGATTGCCAATTTCCTGAGCAATCGCGATTGCCTGTTGTTGTAACAATAGCGCCTCTTCTAAGCGTCCTTGCAGAGCATAGACGCTGCCCAAGTTACCGTAGGCGTCTCCTTCGCCGTGCCGATCACGCACCTCCCGAGCAACCGCTAGCCGCTGCTGAATACAGTCAATCGCGCGTTCGTAGTCCTCAAGAATGCGGTAAACGTTGCCTAGATTACCCAATGCAATCCCGACAGATCGACGATTCCCAGCAATTCGTGCTTTTTCCAGATGCTGTTGGTAAAGCTTGAGCGATCGCTCAGGGTGTCCTAAAGACAGATAGGCATTGCCCAAGTTACCCAACGCTGTGGCTTCTGCCTGGGCATTCCCAACCGTTTGGGCCAACGCTAGGGACTGCTGATGATAGTTGAGCGCCTGTAAAGCATCGCCGAGCACATCGTGTAGGCTGCCCAATCCATTTAAGCAAACCAGATCAACTTCACGATCGATTTTATGCAGCAGGCTTGTGTATAGCTGCTGCTGTTCTCGGTAATAGCCCCAGTTGAATAACCGCTCATGCAGTTCTTCAGTTTCTGAATCTGTTGTTGGGGCAAATACTAATTGATGGGCACACGTCCAGTCTGAGACTGCACAGAGATGATAGAAGGCTTCGAGTTCTCCCTTGACCTGATCGATATTTTTTAGGGACTGCTTTGGGGCATATCGGCATAGCCAATTGATCGCCGCTACGTACTGGGCTCGCTGCGATCGCTTCAGCGAAGGCTGGCTTTTCTCGTGCACCAGGCGTGCTTTTAGAGTATCCAGAATTCGCTGTTTATGGTTGACCATTTCATGGCGAGTGCAAAGTTTTAGGTAGGAGCTTTCTATCAGTTTAGGTCAATAATAATAGTTACGCTACAACTAGCATCCTAGTTTCCAACAACTCCGATTTTGCTAATCGGAAAGATGACTAAAAAAGAGGCGCGCCAAGAAGGCTTAATGGTTTCCAACAACTCCGATTTTGCTAATCGGAAAGTAGCCGCTACAGGTGTGTCAGGGCAGAGCTACCTCCGTTTCCAACAACTCCGATTTTGCTAATCGGAAAGTCTTAATCTCTCAACTCCAACGTTCTGGCCTGGTTTCCAATAACTCCGATTTTGCTAATCGGAAAGTGTTCAGGCTCACGAGTCCAACAGCTGCATTGAGGGGTTTCCAACAACTCCGATTTTGCTAATCGGAAAGGGCTGGCTTGGTTGCTGGTGGTGTAGTTGCTGTTGGTTTCCAACAACTCCGATTTTGCTAATCGGAAAGCTCTACCTCTATCACCGGGGAGATCAGTGTTTTGTTTCCAACAACTCCGATTTTGCTAATCGGAAAGGAGGGGGGAGTAACCCCTGACGAAGCTAGCCGCGTTTCCAACAACTCCGATTTTGCTAATCGGAAAGAAGTAGATAGCCACAAAAAAGCGCAATCAACGCAGTTTCCAACAACTCCGATTTTGCTAATCGGAAAGTTCAGATATACCCCACCCGGCTATGTTAAAAAGGTTGTTTCCAACAACTCCGATTTTGCTAATCGGAAAGTCTGCGTTGTTCTACCTGCATTGCAGGCTGGTACAGTTTCCAACAACTCCGATTTTGCTAATCGGAAAGGATCGCGCCGCTTTAGAGTCCACCTCGGACGAAGAGGGTTTCCAACAACTCCGATTTTGCTAATCGGAAAGGATTCCGAACGACCTCCAGGGGGGAGCCGTAGCCCCCTGTTTCCAACAACTCCGATTTTGCTAATCGGAAAGCTGAGCGTATTGAGTCTGATTTTGGTGCTCTCCATCTGGTTTCCAACAACTCCGATTTTGCTAATCGGAAAGCTTTAGGCTCGGGAACAAGGTGTAGATTAGTTTCTACGGTTTCCAACAACTCCGATTTTGCTAATCGGAAAGCCAAGATTGGGCACCACTCCTTCAGAATGCGACGAGAGGTTTCCAACAACTCCGATTTTGCTAATCGGAAAGTTGTCGTCCTGCATCCAACATCCTGACATTGGAAAGTTTCCAACAACTCCGATTTTGCTAATCGGAAAGGATACTCAGGTCTTTGTTGATCCGGGGCCGCAACGTTTCCAACAACTCCGATTTTGCTAATCGGAAAGCCGAGGAATTGGCCTGGTGGTTTGTCAATGAGGAACGGTTTCCAACAACTCCGATTTTGCTAATCGGAAAGGGGCCCCATTTGAAAGCCTTACTGGGAGCCAGTTTCAGCCTTCAAATTCGCGGGGGTCAGATCTTGCTTGCAATAAAGGCAGTTCATTCTCAATAAGGGTATTGAAAAAGAGGCTGTACCCCTTGCGTGGCAAGCTCTCCGGGGGGGTCGACGAAAGAATGCGGGTTCTAGCCATTGACCGACCCCCGCGAATGGGACTCCTTAAGCATGACATGAGTTACTGCAAAGTTTGGTGAATTCCCGTTGATTAGTTAGATAAATTTGAAATTCTACTGAAGACCTGACCCTAGAATCAAGATGCGGGAAAAAGTCAGTAGTTCGATGGCAAAATTTCTAGATTGGCCAAAGCTTTTGAAAATAGTTTTGCTGATGCTGTAGAAACTCCATGAAATAATGAGATTCAGGTTCTTGATCAGGATAAATAGTCAAAATCTCAAAGTATTGCCGAGTCACTAAAGGCAGCGGTCTTTTAGGATTTTCTGGATCTTTCACCAATCGTATTTTGGGATACATGCGATGCCAGAGTCGCCCAATTTTTCCCAGACGACCGGTAATAGAAGACTTATAAATAGAGCCTTCTGGAATCCTTGCAGAAGGAATGGCTCTTTGGTAAGGGCCATGTAGCCAATGCACCGCTTCACAGTTTTCGATCTCTTCCGCTTCTCGCCCCCAAACTTCTACATTATTGGGATGCCAAGCTTCTCTCCAACCCGCGTATTTATTAGGATTGGGGATGACATCTTGTAAGTGCATCCAATTTTGAGCGGCTTGCCGAACTTCTTCAATAAATTCAGCTGCCTGATCAAGCTTGCGCATCCGCACATCACGTATTTGAGAGCGCTTGCCTAACCACTCCCAATGGCAACCGATTAAGGGCTTATAACCTTGATCGTAATAATCGGGATAAACCAAACGATGGTCTGCCCGTCGCCAAGACTTGCCAAAACCACCGAATACCAGGGCGAAGCGGGTTAACGCTTCAATGAGTTTGGTCAATGCTTGTTTTTCTAAATCAGGCAGGGATTTAGTCAACGTCCAAACGAGCTGACCTTCAATGTCATAGGTGGGTTGTTCATAGCTTCCCCGACCAAAGGAACTGATCGTTGATCGGGCTTCATCGGATTGAAACGCCATGCTCAGCAGCCCGACTTTGGTATTGTCCCGCTGAATGCCACCAAATAAGGTATCGACTAAATCATCGGCAGATGCCGCATCGGTTAAGCCCCCCAAGATTCGTAGCGCATGACCTCGAATCCCAGCCTTAAAGATATTGGGGCGAAACTCACCCGTTTCATCAATCAGCTTCGCCGCCTGACCTTGGCCCTTTAGCCGTGTACGGTAGATGACTTCACCACTTTGCTGCTGCGGTTGACCATAGCCCGCACTCACCCGACAGCCCAACCCCATTGAAATAGCCTTTTCCCAAAGCTGCCAAATGGTTTTCCATTCTTCGTCAGACAGCGGCACCGTACTCGAAATCCCAAACTTGAGCTTCGGCTTGTACAGAGACATCTGAATAAATGCAGACGATCGCCCTTCTTTCTTGACCTGCCGGTCTTGCTGAGGGTGCACAATATCTACCAATCCTTTTGTCCAGGAATCATCGGTGGGGTAGCCGCCGTGAAACCGCAAAATGCCGGGGGAGAGGTCATCTTTCCCCCCTTTTTCCCCGCAATAGCGCGCTGCCTGGGGGGCATTGCAAGCCTGCCGAAAGACCCCTTTCATACTGCTGCCAGGGTAGAACGGCCAGCCCCTCGCCCCAATCACAGGGCGAATGATGCCATCATCCTGACCGCTGTTGGTCACAAATCGCCAGCTCAACTGATAGGTTCGAGTTTGCACCGGGTCAGAAAACTCCGGCGCTTCCGGATAAGCTTTATCAATCCATTCATCCGCCCACCGTTCCGCATCTTGCTCATCGGCCTTGGGAATCAGACGCTGCAGTTGGCAGCGTCCATTAACTTGAGCCCGAAACATCATCGGGACTTTTTGTGCCGTATTAGGAATTGTCGTCACGGTTCGTTAACCCTCATCAATCTGCGCTATTCCAAAATGCCGACCAAGATTCGCACCAACGCTTCCAGGTCATCTGGTAACGTGTAGGACCCAATGTCTTGGGTAATGGTTTGTGTCGCAGCGTCTAAAATGCCAAAAATCCAGAGATTGCCAATGGTGACCGCGCCGTACAGCACATCCGGAGCATCCTCTAACATAGACAGGGCAATCATTTCTACTGCCAGTTGGGTAAAGCCACGGGTTAAATCATCCCGTTTTGCTTCCACCACCACAAAGCTGTGCCCCGCACGAATTAAATAATCCAGATTTCCTTGTAAGAGGTTATTCACCTTCAGGGGAT from Leptolyngbya sp. SIO1E4 carries:
- a CDS encoding RAMP superfamily protein, whose amino-acid sequence is MTTIPNTAQKVPMMFRAQVNGRCQLQRLIPKADEQDAERWADEWIDKAYPEAPEFSDPVQTRTYQLSWRFVTNSGQDDGIIRPVIGARGWPFYPGSSMKGVFRQACNAPQAARYCGEKGGKDDLSPGILRFHGGYPTDDSWTKGLVDIVHPQQDRQVKKEGRSSAFIQMSLYKPKLKFGISSTVPLSDEEWKTIWQLWEKAISMGLGCRVSAGYGQPQQQSGEVIYRTRLKGQGQAAKLIDETGEFRPNIFKAGIRGHALRILGGLTDAASADDLVDTLFGGIQRDNTKVGLLSMAFQSDEARSTISSFGRGSYEQPTYDIEGQLVWTLTKSLPDLEKQALTKLIEALTRFALVFGGFGKSWRRADHRLVYPDYYDQGYKPLIGCHWEWLGKRSQIRDVRMRKLDQAAEFIEEVRQAAQNWMHLQDVIPNPNKYAGWREAWHPNNVEVWGREAEEIENCEAVHWLHGPYQRAIPSARIPEGSIYKSSITGRLGKIGRLWHRMYPKIRLVKDPENPKRPLPLVTRQYFEILTIYPDQEPESHYFMEFLQHQQNYFQKLWPI
- a CDS encoding tetratricopeptide repeat protein; translation: MVNHKQRILDTLKARLVHEKSQPSLKRSQRAQYVAAINWLCRYAPKQSLKNIDQVKGELEAFYHLCAVSDWTCAHQLVFAPTTDSETEELHERLFNWGYYREQQQLYTSLLHKIDREVDLVCLNGLGSLHDVLGDALQALNYHQQSLALAQTVGNAQAEATALGNLGNAYLSLGHPERSLKLYQQHLEKARIAGNRRSVGIALGNLGNVYRILEDYERAIDCIQQRLAVAREVRDRHGEGDAYGNLGSVYALQGRLEEALLLQQQAIAIAQEIGNRLGECRAYGNLGLVHQAFGDQIRAIECFKSTLKIARAIEDQEGQRLAILQLGTLCQQLDRYEAAIEYQQQALGWVSDPIRTGSLMLNLGTAYRELGQISEAIALYKKLVAMAGQMSNDTLEQRSFKMLGYYCLAAMA